CTCGTCCCCAGGGGTGCTGGCTGCCCCCCGACACCTCCCTCCTGGGGGACACGGTGACACCGGTGGAGTCGCTCCCACCCCACGCCACCGccctcccagcactgcctgtATTCCCCAACACTGCAGCGCAGACTGACAGAGGGAGCGGGAAGGATTTGGCAGCTTGGGCTCCTTCTGTGAACAATAAACAGAGCTTCTGCTTCAGCAAAAACACCAAGAATTCAGGGCCTCGATCCTCCACCAAccctgggcaggaggggaggccCACACTGAGCTTGCAGAGGACGTGGGTTTGCCACAGCTTCAGTAAGAGGCATCAGCCTCGCCAGAGATTTATTCCCAGTTCACAGCAAGAATAAGAGACCAACAACGGGAGCTGGTCCCAGTGCCGTCCGTGCGGCACCCGGGGCAGCTGCGGTGCCGCGAGGTCTGCAGCACCTACAGCTTCTTGCCCTTCTTCAGCCGGTTGCGCTGCCACGTGTTGTACTTCCGCAGGCGCCTCCAGTACTCGATGGAGTCGGGGTCCATCTCCTCCAGCTTCTTGGGGGGGCCCAGGTGGATCTGGAAAAGCCTGGGGGCGAACGCAGAGGATGTGAGTTTGCAaccaggaggagaaaggaggatgGAGGGGCAGTAGCGTGCGATCAGGGCACGGATCCCTCACCCACCACATCCACCGCTACCAGGGCAAGTCCCCGAGCCCCCAGCTCCAAGGAGGAGAGCAGTTCCCATCCCAATGGTGTCCTCGGGATGGGCTTTTGGGGCCAGGCATCTCAGGGAGGCCCCACTTACCAGTCGGGGTACTCGGAGTCGGGCTTCAGGGCCACGTCGGGGCTGTCCTTGTGGTAGTTGACGCCCACAGCATAGGTGGCCAGCTTGACGGGGTCTGTGCACACCTCTGGCCCCTTCAGCTCCTCCTTCGGCACGCTCTTACCCTTCACCTTTCCGCCTGTGGGGACAGGGGCACGGTCAGGCAGGGGGACACGGGCATGGGGCTGaggagtggggctggggcaAGAGCAAGAGGAGGAGGCCACGGGGTGAGGGGATGGAGGACTGGGGGCCAGGACTGGGATGAGGATAGGACATGGGACTGGGAcattgggatggggatgggatgtgGGGCCGGGACATGGGGATGGGATGTGGGGCCgggacatggggatggggatgggatatGGGGCTGGGACATTGGGACAGGGCTGGGACATGGGGCCAGGACACTGGAACAAGGCTGGGAGACGGGGTCAGGACGGGATGGGAATGGGACATGGGGCCGGGACACAAAGCTAGGATGGGACAAGGATGGGACACGGGGCCAGGACACTGGAACAGGGCTGGGATATGGTGCCAGGACATTGGAATAGGGCTGGGAGATAGCATCAGGATGGGATGAGGATGGGACTTAGGGCAAGGACACCGGAACAGGGCTGGGACATGGGGACGGGACACTGGGACGGGATGGGAGGAGGATGGGACAGTGGGACAGGACAGGACTGGGACACGGCCAGGACACCAGGACAGGGCTAGGAGATGGGGTCAGGACGGGATGAGGATGGGACATGGGGCCAGGACACTGGAACAGGGCTGGGATATGGGGCTGTGAcactgggatggggctgggatgTGGGACTGGGACACCGGGACAGGATGGGAGGAGGATGGGACATTGGAATGGGACAAGACTGGGACACGGGGCAAGGACACTGGAACAGGGCTGGGAGATGGGGCCAGGACACCAGGACAGGGCTGGGACGCCGgcatggggcagagctgggacacggggctggggcaCTGGGACCGGGCACAGACACCGGGACCGGGCCGGGATAGGAGGAGGacggggttggggttggggttggggttggggttggggttggggttggggccGGGGCGCGGTGCGGGGCCCTCACCCGGTTTCTTGGCGTacccccgggccgggccgtgccgcaCGGCGCTGGCCGCCCTCAGCAGCAGCCGCGCGGCcatggcgggggggggcgggcccGGAAATGGCGGCGGCCTCGTCCCGCTCCGCCCCGGCCGGGCCCGCTCCGTTCCGCTCCGGGCCCGGGGCAGCGCCACCCCAGGGCCCCTCCGTGCCCCGCTCCCCggcccccgtccccccccccagccgccaTGGAGAGCAGCATGGACTTCCAGGCTGAGCCCTCGGCCCCCGAGCCGCCGGCCATGGACACGGAGGAAGGGCCGGGGGggcagcccgcagccccggggcccgGCGTGGAGCCCCCCGgtaccggcaccggcaccgccggGGGTCGGCGAGGGGGTGAAGCAGCcccgggcaccggcaccggcaccggcgaGGCCTCGGGACGTGACCGGGGAGAGGAGGCGGAGGAGCCCGGCGTGGGGGGAGCCCctcggggagcggggccgccccgcgcccccagCAGCGGGGACATGGAGCTGGACGAAGCCCCCGAGGACGCGGAGGCGGCGGAGatgcaggggctgctggcacagctcgAGACCCTCGACCCCAGCCTCCGCGACGCCCCGGACCCGCCGTTGGCCTCgagccccggcacggccccggcggTGGGCGAGCGGCACCCACGGGGCTCCGCGGGGTGTCGGGGCgggtgccggccgtgcccgCTGCACGT
This genomic interval from Aythya fuligula isolate bAytFul2 chromosome 26, bAytFul2.pri, whole genome shotgun sequence contains the following:
- the MRPL54 gene encoding 39S ribosomal protein L54, mitochondrial — protein: MAARLLLRAASAVRHGPARGYAKKPGGKVKGKSVPKEELKGPEVCTDPVKLATYAVGVNYHKDSPDVALKPDSEYPDWLFQIHLGPPKKLEEMDPDSIEYWRRLRKYNTWQRNRLKKGKKL